AAAAACCCCGAGTACAAAACCATCACTGACCACAACTAATATTAAACGGGATTACAACTCTGTCTCCTTCTTTAATCTCATACACGGCCGGACCGACTTCCTAACTACTCCCATAAATTCGTGACCCAAAGTTTGTCCTGGTTCCATTCCTGGAGTCACTCCATGATAAAGATGTAAATCAGAGCCACAAATCGCGGAAGATGTTACCCTCAATATTATGTCTTCCCTATCTGTTATTCGAGGTTTGGGTTTGTCATCGATTCGGATATCCTTAGTGCCATGATATACTAGTGATTTCACATTTCAAAAAGATTAACATAATATAAATTCGTAATTGATCTGGATATAATTTATTTGTGTTAAGCATATAAAAAGATAATATCACCGGTTTAATGACAGTCTATGGTAGTTTCAGAACATCTGTTGGAATAGAATCGGGCTTTGTGATTGCGACGTTAATCATTCAATATTAGTCGGCTGACAAGTCAGTTAAATCTATCTGTAATTTTTTTTATTGCATAGATTGATACAAAATTAAGCCAATACGAAATATTTCAATAATCCTTCTGGCATCAGTTGATCCCACTTCATCACCCAGCGATGAATCAATAACATGGAATAACTTTGAAACTTAATTTCTAATCTTAGTGGGACAAACCTTCTTAGAACTAGTGGAATAAAAGAATTCATAAGCCTCGATCTGCATTTTCATTTCACTGTTTAAAAAGTCGTCATTTCTTATCAATCAAAATGTTAGTTCTGAAACGTCCCATTATGGATTTAGTGGATTTAACCTTTTCAAAATAATAATCGGACCATAATATCACGATTTGTTAAAAAACGGTGAAATTTACGCTTAATCTTTTATATAATAAATATTATGAAAGGGATAATAATGCTGTAAAAATAGTTAATTTCCGTTCCATGGCTTTGTTGCACGCAAAAAATTGTAACTTACAACCATAAGTAAAATGCGGCTCATTATCGCAATTTTGAGAAACTCGAATTTGGCTGAGATGTTATGGATTGAATCTGACATTAAATAAATACAATTTGATTCAAACATACTTGAATTTTAGAACTGACTTTTGAAATTTCAGAGATATATTATTTCTAATTATCTAGAATAAAATGCTAGTCATTTCTCAACAAGTTTCTAACGAATCTAACAAATATTTTTTGGATTA
This Candidatus Nitrosocosmicus oleophilus DNA region includes the following protein-coding sequences:
- a CDS encoding alcohol dehydrogenase catalytic domain-containing protein translates to MKSLVYHGTKDIRIDDKPKPRITDREDIILRVTSSAICGSDLHLYHGVTPGMEPGQTLGHEFMGVVRKSVRPCMRLKKETEL